A DNA window from Daucus carota subsp. sativus chromosome 3, DH1 v3.0, whole genome shotgun sequence contains the following coding sequences:
- the LOC135151489 gene encoding secreted RxLR effector protein 161-like → MQNAKRGYVPVSQGIAISKDQCPKSLDEKDRMNKVPYASAIGSIMYAMVCTCPDVSYALRMTSRYQSNPGEGHWKEVKNILKYLKRTKDSFLVYGGEEKLVVKGYTDASFQTDRDDTVSQSGFVFCLNGGAVSWKSSKQEIVVDSTMEDVYIAACEAAKEAVWIRKFISDLGVVSSITDPIDLYCENNGAIAQAKAPRSHSRAKHILRRFHLIREINERDDIHICKVHTNDNIADPLTKGLSQQKHGDHTSSMSIRYMGDWL, encoded by the coding sequence ATGCAAAATgcaaaaaggggatatgtccCCGTGTCTCAAGGGATAGCGATCTCTAAGGACCAGTgtccgaaatcattggatgaGAAGGACCGCATGAataaagttccatatgcttcaGCAATAGGATCTATCATGTATGCAATGGTATGTACTTGCCCAGATGTCTCGTATGCTTTGAGAATGACGAGCagataccagtctaatccaggtgaaggtcactggaaagaagtcaagaatattcttaagtacctgAAAAGAACTAAAGATTCATTCTTGGTGTATGGAGGAGAGGAGAAACTcgttgtaaaaggttacaccGATGCAAGTTTCCAAACAGACAGAGATGATACTGTATCACAATCTGGTTTTGTGTTTTGTCTAAACGGAGGTGCTGTAAGCTGGAAGAGTTCAAAGCAAGAAATAGTAGTTGATTCTACAATGGAGGATGTGTACATTGCAGCTTGTGAAGCAGCTAAGGAGGCCGTTTGGATTCGAAAGTTCATTTCTGATTTGGGAGTGGTTTCATCGATCACAGATCCCATTGATCTATACTGCGAAAATAATGGAGCCATTGCACAGGCTAAAGCACCTAGATCTCACTCCCGGGCCAAACATATACTCAGGAGATTTCACCTTATTCGAGAGATTAATGAAAGGGATGATATACACatatgtaaagtgcacacaaatGATAACATTGCAGACCCACTGACCAAAGGCTTGTCGCAACAGAAGCACGGTGATCACACTAGTTCCATGAGTATTAGATATATGGGTGATTGGCTCTAG